In a genomic window of Bacteroidia bacterium:
- the lhgO gene encoding L-2-hydroxyglutarate oxidase, with product MNYDIVIVGGGIVGLATAYFLRQKLSDRYTIAVLEKEKELGFHQTGHNSGVIHSGIYYKPGSYRAKLCVQGRRALVKFAKEHHIPHEVCGKIIVAKDETEVPYLETIYQRGIENQIEGVSLISSEQIKEFEPYCVGVKAIHVSCTGIIDYKVVAHKYAEIFVSKGGIILTNQEVKGFERKAENTLIFAENNTYAAKYVIACGGLQSDRLALLYGLKPLTRIVGFRGEYYELLNKEKVKNLIYPVPNPKFPWLGVHFTRMINGEVECGPNAVFAFKREGYTKTAFSWKDTIDALRFRGFRKLTTKHFSYGVKEQWRSLSKRAFLKSLQGLIPSLTMEEIHPGRAGVRALALHPDGSIADDFIFEQTENSIHVLNAPSPAATASLAIGDTISQMAIEKFGLNG from the coding sequence ATGAACTATGACATTGTGATAGTAGGAGGAGGAATTGTAGGTTTAGCCACTGCGTATTTCTTAAGACAAAAACTTTCGGATAGATATACCATTGCCGTATTAGAGAAAGAAAAAGAGTTAGGTTTTCACCAAACAGGGCATAATTCAGGAGTAATTCATTCAGGGATTTACTACAAGCCTGGTTCATACAGAGCAAAACTTTGCGTACAGGGGCGTAGAGCATTAGTTAAATTTGCCAAAGAACATCATATTCCTCATGAGGTATGTGGTAAAATAATTGTTGCCAAAGATGAAACCGAAGTTCCGTATTTGGAAACCATTTATCAAAGAGGAATAGAAAACCAAATTGAAGGTGTGAGTTTAATAAGCAGTGAGCAAATTAAAGAATTTGAACCTTATTGTGTAGGCGTTAAAGCTATTCATGTATCTTGCACGGGAATTATTGACTATAAAGTTGTAGCTCATAAATACGCAGAAATTTTTGTATCCAAAGGAGGAATAATTTTGACTAATCAAGAGGTAAAAGGATTTGAAAGGAAGGCAGAAAATACTTTAATCTTTGCAGAAAATAATACGTATGCCGCCAAGTACGTTATAGCCTGTGGTGGATTGCAAAGTGATAGGTTAGCACTGTTGTACGGCTTGAAGCCTCTTACTCGGATTGTAGGTTTTAGAGGTGAGTATTATGAACTGCTGAACAAGGAGAAAGTAAAAAATTTAATTTATCCTGTACCTAATCCTAAATTTCCTTGGTTGGGTGTACATTTTACGCGTATGATAAACGGCGAAGTAGAGTGCGGACCTAATGCAGTTTTTGCTTTTAAGCGCGAGGGATACACAAAAACAGCTTTTTCATGGAAAGATACAATAGATGCTCTACGATTCAGGGGCTTTCGCAAGCTAACTACAAAACACTTTTCATACGGAGTTAAAGAGCAATGGCGTTCATTGTCCAAAAGAGCATTTTTGAAAAGCCTACAAGGTCTAATTCCTTCGCTGACTATGGAAGAAATTCACCCTGGCCGTGCAGGAGTACGTGCTTTAGCCCTTCATCCCGACGGTAGTATCGCAGATGACTTTATTTTTGAGCAAACTGAAAACTCAATTCATGTTCTCAACGCCCCTAGCCCTGCAGCTACGGCATCCTTAGCTATAGGTGATACTATCAGCCAAATGGCAATAGAAAAATTCGGACTTAATGGATAG
- the ung gene encoding uracil-DNA glycosylase, translating into MAEVKIEESWKQVLSAEFNKPYFEALVLFLKQEKAKQKIIYPKGSEIFNAYAYTPYPKVKVVILGQDPYHGEGQAHGLAFSVNDGVPLPPSLKNIYKELQDDLGIIPPKSGNLTRWAVQGVFLLNTCLTVEKDKPFSHKDKGWEEFTDATIKALNERKEPIVFLLWGKPAQSKEKLITNPHHLVLKAAHPSPYSADKGFFGCRHFSKTNAFLQANGLEPIQW; encoded by the coding sequence ATGGCAGAGGTAAAAATAGAAGAATCTTGGAAGCAAGTTCTCTCTGCTGAATTTAATAAACCTTACTTTGAAGCTTTGGTTTTATTTCTCAAACAAGAAAAAGCCAAGCAAAAAATCATCTATCCCAAAGGAAGTGAAATTTTTAATGCGTACGCCTATACTCCTTACCCCAAAGTAAAAGTTGTCATATTAGGACAAGATCCCTATCACGGCGAAGGGCAAGCACATGGATTAGCTTTCTCGGTCAATGATGGTGTGCCGCTTCCTCCTTCGCTAAAAAATATCTACAAAGAGCTACAAGATGATTTAGGAATAATTCCACCTAAAAGCGGAAACCTAACTCGCTGGGCAGTGCAAGGTGTCTTTTTACTCAATACTTGCCTTACTGTGGAAAAAGATAAGCCTTTTTCACATAAGGATAAAGGTTGGGAAGAATTTACAGACGCAACCATAAAAGCCCTTAATGAACGCAAAGAACCTATCGTATTTTTATTGTGGGGAAAACCTGCCCAAAGCAAAGAAAAGTTGATTACTAATCCTCATCACTTAGTACTCAAAGCTGCCCACCCTTCCCCTTATTCAGCGGATAAAGGTTTTTTTGGATGCAGGCACTTTTCTAAAACGAATGCCTTTCTCCAAGCTAATGGTTTAGAACCTATTCAGTGGTGA
- a CDS encoding DivIVA domain-containing protein produces MISPLDIRQQTFNKASFGGYDKDEVRAFLYNLSLEWEKLQEENRQLKVNIAKLTQELSTLKEVEQALRDTLMQAKTTAQQTLENAEKQAILHIQEAKITAERIIARANEEEKKIQADLRKKIKEVEREYNEILSRRDDIIEQLRAFLAIQTERLKAFERNEKVRLDTFELSENEMPTLKIQEEPTQNKQAQPINSSLTDLDDILNQL; encoded by the coding sequence ATGATTAGCCCATTAGATATACGTCAGCAGACCTTTAACAAAGCTTCTTTCGGTGGATATGATAAAGATGAAGTCAGGGCTTTCTTATACAATCTCTCTCTTGAATGGGAAAAGCTGCAAGAGGAAAATCGCCAACTTAAAGTGAATATTGCTAAGCTGACCCAAGAGCTTTCTACGCTCAAAGAAGTAGAACAAGCCCTTCGTGATACGCTTATGCAAGCTAAAACTACCGCTCAACAAACTCTAGAAAATGCTGAAAAACAAGCTATACTACACATTCAGGAAGCCAAAATAACCGCAGAGCGAATTATTGCCCGAGCAAACGAAGAAGAGAAAAAAATTCAAGCAGACTTGCGCAAAAAAATTAAAGAAGTAGAACGAGAGTATAACGAAATACTTAGCCGAAGAGATGATATTATTGAGCAGTTGCGTGCCTTTTTAGCTATTCAAACAGAAAGACTGAAAGCCTTTGAAAGAAATGAAAAAGTTAGATTAGACACCTTTGAACTCTCTGAAAATGAGATGCCTACCTTAAAAATACAAGAGGAACCAACCCAAAATAAGCAAGCCCAACCTATAAACTCATCTCTGACAGATTTAGATGACATACTTAATCAGTTGTAA
- a CDS encoding tetratricopeptide repeat protein — translation MPMSEEKLTTSEEKSVAEKKQKISLEDKQIEEIVSQAPKAEQFLIQNKKKILYGLGIIVLVTGLILTYLYFFGGDESEANEKAAKATMYFSQNIAESAPKDSTALDKAIKGDGQNKGLEYIAKEYANTKVGNLANYELGMIYYRKGNKDLALKYLEKYKPGKNILAITTYGTMAAIYEDKLNKEKAAEYYKKAAEVYPLSNLSPAFLMHAGRVYEQMKKYDEALACYQKIKNEYPDSQEAKEVDKNIALVKYSR, via the coding sequence ATGCCCATGTCAGAAGAAAAATTAACTACGTCAGAAGAGAAAAGTGTTGCAGAAAAGAAACAAAAAATTAGCTTAGAGGATAAGCAAATAGAGGAAATTGTCTCCCAAGCGCCCAAAGCAGAACAGTTTTTAATACAAAACAAAAAGAAAATTTTATATGGCTTGGGGATAATTGTATTAGTTACAGGTTTGATATTGACATATCTCTACTTTTTTGGGGGAGATGAAAGTGAGGCTAATGAAAAAGCCGCAAAAGCTACTATGTATTTTTCCCAAAACATTGCTGAATCTGCTCCCAAAGACTCTACGGCACTAGACAAAGCTATCAAAGGTGATGGGCAAAACAAAGGATTAGAATACATTGCCAAAGAGTACGCCAATACCAAAGTAGGTAACTTAGCAAACTACGAACTAGGTATGATTTACTACCGCAAAGGAAATAAAGATTTAGCTTTGAAGTATTTAGAAAAGTACAAACCTGGCAAAAATATATTAGCTATTACTACCTATGGTACAATGGCTGCCATCTATGAAGATAAGCTCAACAAAGAAAAAGCCGCAGAATACTACAAAAAAGCCGCAGAAGTCTACCCACTTTCTAACTTATCTCCTGCTTTTTTGATGCACGCAGGTAGAGTTTACGAGCAAATGAAAAAATATGATGAAGCTTTGGCTTGCTACCAAAAAATAAAAAATGAATATCCTGATAGTCAGGAAGCTAAAGAAGTAGACAAAAATATTGCTTTGGTAAAATACTCTCGCTAA